GAGCCTCACGCTTCACGCAGGAGGCAGATTCTCTCTCAATACCCTCAAATCAAGCAATTATTCGGCCCTGACCCCTTCGCTTTCCTTAAGGTTTGTTGACGTTTTGCAATGTAGGTTTTTATTTCGAGAATTCATACGAGATCTGAGCTGAAACtcattttgtgtttgttttctgCTGCATTCTGATTTTGgtgcatttaattttgtgattcAATCCTGAATTCATGTGCGCGCGCTCGACTGCTAAAGTTTTTAGCTGTTTTGTTGCCATTTTATGATCAATGCTAGGGTTTTTGTTAGAAGTGATCTTTGATGGGGATTAAGCCATTCACTGCAAGAGGAAAATTACTTATTGAAGATAAAGAAATTTAACTCTGTCAAAACTCAACTAGGGGATTGTGAATTTCATTTCTAATGTGGATATAGTCTTCCTATTTTAtcagaatttcaaaaatttttgcCTCCTAATATTGAGAAGTATTCTGAGATTCTTCTGATACTTCACTGTAGCATTAGAATCTAAGTACTATAGTTGTTTGAGATGAATCATTAGTACTCCCTTTTCTGTTTTAGAGTAAGACGAGATCATTGTGCCGAAAATCCCCTGTTTTTGGTTTTCCAATTTTGCATCTGTATGGATGATCAGTAGAGTCGAGGGTTGCTGTTCTGGGATTGTGAATTGGATGATTGTGCTAAACATTAACTTATTTAGCATTTGGCGTGTCTTAATAAACCGCAATGCACAGAATGCTTCGGAAAAGGTTCGAGTAATTAGATTGAATAAAGATTTACCTTGTATCCTTCATTGCAGATTGCTGCAGTTGTGTTGCTTCAGCTATGGACTGCGACTTTCTTACACAACGCATCCTGGGTGAAGATACTTATAGTGGCATATTTCTTCGGCTCTTTCCTCAACCACAATCTCTTCTTGGCCATTCACGAGCTTAGCCACAACCTAGCCTTTTTGACTCCTGTCTACAACCGGTGGCTAGGAATCTTCGCCAACCTTCCCATTGGCGTTCCCATGTCCATTACTTTCCAGAAGTATCACCTCGAGCACCATAGGTACCAAGGGGTGGACGGACTTGACATGGACGTCCCAAGCCTCACAGAAGCCAAGGTTGTGAGAAACATCGTCTCAAAATCCATATGGGTTGTTCTCCAACTATTCTTCTATGCTCTCCGGCCCCTGTTTCTCAAGCCAAAACCTCCCGGCATATGGGAGTTTATTAACCTCACTATCCAACTGGCCCTTGATGCTGCCATCGTTTGCCTCTTCGGCTGGAAATCCTTCAGTTATTTGATCCTGTCCACGTTTGTTGGAGGCGGGATGCACCCCATGGCCGGCCACTTCATTTCAGAGCACTACGTGTTCAATCCAAAGCAAGAAACGTATTCTTACTACGGCCCTCTCAACCTCATGGCATGGAGCGTGGGCTACCACAATGAGCACCACGACTTCCCAAGAATCCCCGGGAGCAAGCTGCACAAGGTGAGGGAGATTGCGCCCCAGTTTTACAAGGATCTTG
This genomic window from Salvia splendens isolate huo1 unplaced genomic scaffold, SspV2 ctg1101, whole genome shotgun sequence contains:
- the LOC121788616 gene encoding sphingolipid delta(4)-desaturase DES1-like, with the protein product MGFEGKEGALATDFFWSYTDEPHASRRRQILSQYPQIKQLFGPDPFAFLKIAAVVLLQLWTATFLHNASWVKILIVAYFFGSFLNHNLFLAIHELSHNLAFLTPVYNRWLGIFANLPIGVPMSITFQKYHLEHHRYQGVDGLDMDVPSLTEAKVVRNIVSKSIWVVLQLFFYALRPLFLKPKPPGIWEFINLTIQLALDAAIVCLFGWKSFSYLILSTFVGGGMHPMAGHFISEHYVFNPKQETYSYYGPLNLMAWSVGYHNEHHDFPRIPGSKLHKVREIAPQFYKDLDSYQSWSQVIYMYVMDRTVGPFSRMKRSQSVLDKNKSE